In the genome of Mugil cephalus isolate CIBA_MC_2020 chromosome 21, CIBA_Mcephalus_1.1, whole genome shotgun sequence, one region contains:
- the otofa gene encoding otoferlin isoform X15 yields the protein MMSLMVHLKSVGHLRGKGDRIAKVTFRGLSFYSRVAENCEEVAPFNETFRWPIASRLDGNEMLEVQVYNYSKVFSNRLVGTFCMVLQKVAEEGHLELTDTLIDDNNTSIKTNVTLEIRYQPMDGTVGVWSDGEFLDVPDDRDGMFSFETDSLLSGQSHGSGTSPGRSLQGSIPTFRKAGRGVFSAMKLGKIKSSRDDHKRGDEPAILDMEDLDRKAMRLAGALDPDTISLASVTAVTTNVSNKRSKPDIKMEPSSGRPVDYQISITVIEARQLIGLNMDPVVCVEIGDDKKYTSMKESTNCPYYNEYFVFDFHVPPDVMFDKIIKLSVIHSKNLLRSGTLVGTFKMDVGTVYSQPEHQFYHKWAILSDPDDITAGCKGYIKCDIAVVGKGDNIKTPHKANETDEDDIEGNLLLPEGIPAERQWARFYVKIYRAEGLPKMNTSIMANVKKAFIGENRDLVDPYVQVQFAGQKGKTSVQKSSYEPIWNEQIVFTELFPPLCKRMKVQIRDSDKVNDVAIGTHFIDLRKISNEGDKGFLPTLGPAWVNMYGSTRQYTLMDEHQDLNEGLGEGVSFRARLLVSIAVEILDTTSPEIICSSDVQMDSVSNISESATGKIEEFFLFGSFLEATMIDRKIGDKMISFEITIGNYGNQIDGVSKPSSTRRKKKDAENEEEESELIQNSSEDEADEDKDLVSVSSTPLMKPVITDRNYFHLPYFEKKPCVYIKSWWQDQRRRLYNSNMMDKIADKLEEGVNDVQEIIKTEKAFPERRLRGVLEELSIGCSRFVTLANKDVNHAGRTKLDRERLKSCMREMDSMAQQAKQIRTQVKKNTVRDKLKLVQNFLLKLRFLADEPQHSIPDVFIWMMSNSKRIAYARIPSKDILYSIVDEETGKDCGKVKAVFLKLPGKKGFGPAGWTVQAKLELYLWLGLNKQRKDFLNGLPNGFEEIRSAKTSCGLPSIPPVSLVYNMKQVFQLRAHMYQARSLFAADSSGLSDPFARVFFSTHSQVTEVLSETLCPTWDQLLVFDDVELFGEASELRDDPPIIVVEIFDQDTVGKAEFIGRTFAKPTIKMCDEHYGPPRFPPQLEYYQIYRGNCTAGELLAAFELLQIGQGGRADLPVLEGPTDSERGPILPVPLGIRPVLSRYRIEVLFWGLRDLKRINLAQVDRPRVDIECAGRGVQSALIQNYKKNPNFSTLVKWFEVDLPENELLHPPLNIRVVDCRAFGRYILVGSHAVSCLRRFIYSAPDKTSNHWATAGDISVSMDGDGSVRKMDTVVKLDAMSDAVVKVDMTEEEGDKEKSKKKKKKKKGGVEEEEETDESVLDWWSKYFASIETLKETLRAQEAAQAEAEEREDLEIAAETADVKPDDLILKGPKTKEKSKEKKSSKDKKKGHAADASENRPVKAKVDELMVYNKELESEYGNFEDWLHTFNLYRGKAGDDDEHALDDDRIVGRFKGSLCMYKLPLSEEITREAGFDPNMGMFQSIPHNDPINVLVRVYVVRATDLHPADINGKADPYVVIKLGKSEVKDKENYISKQLNPVFGKSFDIEATFPMESMLTVSVYDWDLVGTDDLIGETKIDLENRFYSKFRATCGISSNYSVHGYNVWRDPMKPSQILAKLCKDGKIDGPHYGPGGKVKVANRIFTGQTEIEDENGLKKQTEEHLALAVLNHWEEIPRVGCKLVPEHVETRPLLNPDKPGIEQGRIEMWVDMFPMDMPAPGPAIEISPRKPKRYELRVIIWNTDEVILEDDDYFTGEKSSDIFVRGWLKGQQEDKQDTDVHYHSLTGEGNFNWRFVFPFDYLMAEEKIVISKKESMFSWDETEYKIPPRLTLQVWDADHFSADDFLGAIELDLNRFPRGAKTAKQCSLDMIRNEHELPTISIFKQKRVKGWWPFVARDENDEMELTGKVEAELHLVTAEEAEKSPVGLGRNEPDPLEKPNRPDTTFLWFLSPLKAIRYLVCNRYKWLIIKIVLALLLLIMLGLFLYSMPGYLVKKLLGA from the exons ACATTTCGATGGCCCATTGCCAGCAGGCTGGATGGAAATGAGATGCTGGAGGTCCAAGTGTACAATTACAGCAAAGTCTTCTCCAACAG ACTGGTTGGGACTTTCTGTATGGTGCTCCAGAAAGTGGCTGAAGAGGGACACCTAGAGCTGACTGATACGCTCATCGATGACAACAACACGTCCATAAAG ACAAACGTGACCCTGGAGATCAGATACCAGCCGATGGATGGAACGGTGGGAGTGTGGAGCGATGGGGAGTTCCTGGACGTCCCCGACGATCGTGATGGGATGTTTTCTTTTGAGACGGACAGCTTGCTGTCGGGACAAAGTCACGGGTCGGGCACGTCCCCTGGACGGTCTTTACAGGGATCGATACCAACCTTCAGAAA AGCAGGGAGGGGAGTTTTCTCAGCCATGAAGCTTGGCAAGATCAAGAGCTCTAGAGATGACCACAAGAGAGGAG ATGAGCCAGCCATCCTGGACATGGAGGACCTGGACAGGAAGGCGATGCGTCTCGCTGGAGCACTGGATCCGGACACCATCTCCTTGGCCTCCGTCACCGCCGTCACCACCAACGTCTCCAATAAGAG GTCGAAGCCAGACATCAAGATGGAGCCAAGCTCTGGACGACCAGTGGATTATCAG ATCAGCATCACGGTCATCGAGGCCCGGCAGCTAATAGGCCTCAACATGGaccctgtggtgtgtgtggagATTGGAGATGACAAGAAGTACACATCTATGAAGGAGTCCACCAACTGTCCGTACTATAATGAG TATTTTGTCTTTGATTTCCACGTCCCTCCGGACGTCATGTTCGACAAGATCATTAAGCTCTCG GTTATTCATTCTAAAAACCTTCTACGGAGTGGGACGCTGGTGGGAACCTTCAAGATGGATGTTGGGACCGTTTACTCTCAGCCTG AGCACCAGTTCTACCACAAGTGGGCCATCCTTTCCGACCCTGATGACATCACAGCGGGATGCAAGGGATACATTAAGTGTGACATCGCTGTGGTCGGGAAGGGCGACAACATCAAGACGCCGCATAAAGCCAACGAGACCGATGAAGACGACATAGAAGG AAACCTTCTGCTCCCCGAGGGAATCCCAGCCGAGAGGCAGTGGGCGAGGTTCTACGTGAAGATCTATCGCGCTGAGGGACTTCCCAAAATGAACACGAGCATCATGGCTAATGTGAAAAAGGCATTCATAGGGGAGAACAGAGACCTGGTTGACCCCTATGTTCAAGTGCAATTTGCTGGACAGAAG GGAAAGACCTCAGTCCAGAAGAGCAGCTATGAACCGATCTGGAATGAGCAGATCGTCTTCACCGAGCtgttccctcctctctgcaaaAGGATGAAGGTCCAAATAAGAGACTCGGATAAGGTCAATGACGTTGCCATAGGAACCCACTTCATTGACTTGCGCAAGATATCAAACGAAGGAGATAAAG GGTTCCTGCCCACGCTGGGTCCAGCCTGGGTCAACATGTACGGTTCCACCCGTCAATACACTCTGATGGACGAGCACCAGGACCTGAACGAAGGACTTGGAGAAGGCGTGTCCTTCAGAGCTCGTCTGCTGGTCTCCATAGCCGTGGAGATCCTGGACACCACGTCCCCCGAGATCATCTGCTCCAGTGACGTTCAGATGGACTCTGTGTCCAACATCTCAGAG AGTGCCACTGGGAAAATAGAAGAGTTCTTCCTCTTTGGTTCCTTCCTGGAAGCCACCATGATTGACAGGAAGATTGGTGACAAAATGATAAGCTTTGAAATCACAAtag GTAACTACGGCAACCAGATAGATGGCGTGAGCAAACCTTCGTCaacaaggaggaagaagaaggatgcGGAGaacgaggaagaggagagcgAGCTAATCCAGAACTCCAGTGAGGATGAGGCGGACGAGGACAAGGACCTCGTCTCTGTGTCCTCGACTCCTCTCATGAAGCCAGTCATCACTGACAG GAACTACTTCCATCTCCCCTACTTTGAAAAGAAGCCGTGTGTCTACATCAAGAGCTGGTGGCAGGACCAGAGGAGAAGACTTTACAATTCTAACATGATGGATAAGATCGCAGACAAGCTG GAGGAAGGTGTGAATGATGTTCAGGAGATTATTAAGACGGAGAAGGCCTTTCCGGAGCGCAGGCTCAGGGGAGTGCTGGAGGAGCTCAGCATCGGCTGCAG TCGGTTTGTGACACTCGCTAACAAGGATGTGAACCACGCAGGCCGAACCAAACTGGACCGAGAGCGGCTCAAGTCCTGCATGAGAGAGATG GACAGCATGGCCCAACAGGCCAAACAGATTCGCACTCAGGTGAAGAAGAACACAGTCAGAGACAAACTCAAGCTGGTGCAGAACTTCCTGCTGAAGCTGCGTTTCCTCGCCGACGAG CCTCAGCACAGCATCCCAGATGTTTTCATCTGGATGATGAGCAACAGCAAGCGCATTGCTTATGCCCGGATTCCTTCCAAAGACATCTTGTACTCGATAGTGGACGAGGAAACTGGCAAAGATTGTGGAAAAGTCAAAGCTGTCTTCCTCAAG CTGCCCGGTAAGAAGGGGTTTGGACCAGCAGGCTGGACGGTGCAGGCTAAGCTGGAGTTGTACCTGTGGCTGGGCCTCAACAAGCAACGGAAAGACTTCCTGAATGGTCTTCCTAATGGTTTTGAAGAGATCAGATCTGCTAAAACCAGCTGCGGTCTTCCCTCTATCCCACCTGTCAGCCTTGTCTACAACA TGAAGCAGGTGTTCCAGCTGAGAGCGCACATGTATCAGGCTCGCAGTCTGTTCGCCGCTGACAGCAGTGGCCTTTCAGACCCCTTCGCCCGGGTCTTCTTCTCTACACACAGCCAGGTTACCGAG GTTCTCAGTGAGACTCTTTGCCCGACGTGGGACCAGCTACTGGTTTTTGATGATGTGGAGCTGTTCGGTGAGGCCAGTGAGCTCAGAGACGACCCTCCGATCATTGTGGTCGAAATCTTCGACCAGGACACTGTG GGTAAGGCAGAGTTCATAGGTCGGACGTTCGCGAAGCCCACCATCAAGATGTGCGACGAGCATTACGGACCCCCGAGGTTCCCGCCCCAGCTGGAGTACTACCAGATCTACAGAGGGAACTGCACTGCGGGGGAGCTGCTGGCCGCCTTCGAGCTGCTCCAG ATTGGTCAGGGAGGTCGGGCTGACCTTCCAGTCCTGGAAGGGCCAACAGACTCGGAGCGAGGACCTATTCTTCCTGTGCCGCTGGGCATCCGACCTGTCCTGAGTCGCTACCGCATAGAG gttttgttttggggATTAAGAGACCTGAAGAGGATCAACTTAGCTCAGGTGGATCGACCTCGTGTGGACATAGAGTGTGCAGGTAGAGGTGTTCAGTCCGCCCTCATCCAGAACTACAAGAAGAATCCCAACTTCAGCACCTTGGTGAAATGGTTCGAGGTG GACCTTCCAGAGAatgagcttctccatcctcctctcaaCATCCGGGTGGTGGACTGCAGAGCGTTCGGACGTTACATCCTGGTGGGGTCCCACGCTGTGAGCTGCCTGAGGCGTTTCATCTACAGCGCTCCGGACAAGACCTCCAATCACTGGGCCACAGCAG GTGACATCAGCGTCAGCATGGATGGGGACGGTTCGGTCCGAAAGATGGACACAGTCGTCAAGTTAGACGCC ATGTCTGACGCTGTTGTAAAAGTTGACATG ACCGAGGAAGAGGGTGATAAAGAGaaaagtaagaagaagaaaaagaagaagaagggaggagtggaggaggaggaggagacggatgAGAGCGTGCTGGACTGGTGGTCGAAATATTTTGCTTCAATAGAGACGCTGAAGGAG actctcCGAGCACAGGAGGCTGCtcaggcagaggcagaggagagagaagaccTGGAGATTGCAGCTGAAACTGCAG ATGTCAAACCCGATGACCTTATTCTGAAAGGCCCCAAGACGAAGGAGAagagcaaagagaagaagagctcCAAGGACAAGAAGAAGGGTCACGCCGCAGACGCCTCAGAGAATCGACCAGTCAAAGCAAAAGTGGATGAGCTGATG GTGTACAACAAGGAGCTGGAGAGTGAGTATGGCAACTTCGAGGACTGGCTTCACACTTTCAACTTGTACAGAGGAAAGGCAGGGGACGACGACGAGCACGCTCTGGATGACGACAGGATTGTCGGCAGATTCAAG GGATCCCTGTGCATGTACAAGCTACCTCTGTCTGAGGAGATCACGAGAGAGGCAGGATTTGATCCCAACATGGGCATGTTCCAGAGCATTCCTCACAACGATCCCATCAACGTCCTCGTCCGTGTCTACGTGGTCAGG GCTACAGACCTCCACCCTGCTGATATCAACGGGAAGGCTGATCCATACGTCGTCATCAAGCTGGGGAAGTCAGAGGTCAAGGACAAAGAGAACTACATCTCCAAACAGCTCAATCCTGTATTTGGCAA ATCATTTGACATCGAGGCCACGTTCCCCATGGAGTCCATGCTCACGGTGTCTGTGTACGACTGGGATCTGGTCGGCACTGACGACCTGATTGGGGAGACAAAGATTGACTTGGAGAATCGCTTCTACAGCAAATTCAGAGCCACGTGCGGCATTTCATCCAACTACTCCGT GCATGGGTACAATGTTTGGCGGGATCCTATGAAGCCCAGCCAGATCCTGGCTAAGCTCTGTAAAGACGGCAAGATTGATGGACCTCATTATGGCCCGGGAGGCAAAGTCAAGGTGGCAAATCGAATCTTTACGGGACAGACAGAGATCGAGGACGAAAACG GATTGAAGAAGCAGACCGAGGAGCATTTAGCCCTGGCAGTGTTGAATCACTGGGAGGAGATCCCGAGAGTTGGCTGCAAGTTGGTCCCCGAACACGTTGAGACCAGACCACTGCTGAACCCTGACAAACCCGGCATCGAACAG GGCCGTATTGAGATGTGGGTGGACATGTTTCCTATGGACATGCCTGCGCCTGGACCTGCGATTGAAATATCGCCACGGAAACCAAAGAG ATATGAGCTCAGGGTGATTATTTGGAATACAGACGAAGTAATACTGGAGGACGATGATTACTTCACTGGGGAAAAGTCCAGTGACATATTTGTCAGGGG GTGGCTGAAGGGGCAGCAGGAGGACAAACAGGACACGGACGTGCACTACCACTCGCTGACTGGCGAGGGCAACTTTAACTGGCGCTTTGTCTTCCCCTTTGATTACCTCATGGCCGAGGAGAAGATCGTCATCTCCAAGAAGGAGTCCATGTTCTCCTGGGACGAGACCGAATACAAGATCCCCCCTCGGCTCACGCTGCAGGTCTGGGACGCAGACCACTTCTCCGCTGATGACTTCCTGG GCGCAATCGAGCTGGACCTGAACCGGTTCCCACGCGGCGCCAAGACAGCCAAGCAGTGCTCCCTCGACATGATCCGAAACGAGCACGAGCTGCCCACAATTTCCATCTTCAAACAGAAGCGCGTGAAAGGGTGGTGGCCGTTTGTAGCCCGGGACGAGAACGACGAGATGGAGCTCACG GGTAAAGTTGAGGCTGAGCTCCACCTGGTGACGgcagaagaagcagagaagagTCCTGTGGGACTGGGCCGAAATGAGCCTGATCCACTGGAGAAACCAAA